TCATCACAATGTCATCTCCTGAATCTGAACTCACAGTAGACATCGACCTCTTCAATTCTGCTGCATccttccttttcatttcttcagCTTGATATTCATTGCCTCGTCCAGTACTGGGACCATCGTGATCATCTGGATTATGGGGTTCAGACCGAGAGAGTTCCACAGCTGCTCTTGCAGCTGCTGCTGCATAAGCTGCAGACTCGAAAGCTGCTTGAGCTGCGTCAGCTACATCCCtgtatttttttcttgtctTCATTGAATCAGAGAACCCatcattcttttctacctcttcaGACGGAATTTGCGAATTATCCCCAAGCTTGGTGCTACCTGAATTGGCAGGTGATTTTGGATCGAGCTGGTTTTGATTCTTGTTCACATCCAAATTTTCCTGCATACATCAAATGACAAGCCAAACCCCATATGAGTTTCTTACTTTTCTACTATCCCGGCAGATTACTGTACTACTATTTAacaagtatttttctttgaacttCCATACCCCAGTCGAAATAGAAGCAGCTTCCTCGAGTTGCAGGACGATGTTGTTCTCTGATGCGATTTCTTTGAGAACTTTCATTCTATTCTCCAAGCTTGGTTGCCTTGTTGACAGCTTAAGTATCATCTACAGGAACCCAATACAGATACAAATTTATCACAACATCCCATAAAACATTGACAAACATACCTAATTAATCAGAATATGGAAGGTTGAAAACAATCCCAGAACTACGACTCATGTCTATTATGTTGATTCAGTCAAGAAACATGAAAGTATACCTTGTGAtttactccacagttgttgcgTAAATCTATAGCCCGAGAAGCAAACTCTTTGCCAAAACGAGTTGTCAAAACAGCACGAATCTCTTGAAGCTCTGGGAATTCGCCGCATCTTGAAGCTGCATAGAGCAAGCTCGATACTGCCTCCTTCAGTTCATCGGGGCACACTCTATCAAGAAAGAAGCATGACCATATCAATAACTCCATCAacaaacagaaacaaaaaatgCCAAAAGAGATCAATGAAAAGTACGAATGTAGTTTTGATCAACGGATGATCAGAAATGGAAAAGCAACCGACAAACCTTTCTTGTTCAATGAGATTGATCCTCTCAATCAAAAGATTGCAGTAACTCTCTatcatgacaaacacatccaacatATTCTGTTCCTTGATGACATGCTCAACctgttaaacaaaaaaaaaatcaaaaactctATGTAtagtaaacaaaaaaacaacTATAAACATAGACGAAGATGGATTAAGCCCCCATCAAAGCTGCAAACCAGAAGCATGATATCTTACGCGAAGGAGAGCACTTTCGTGGTGACCAAGCTCGAGGAGCTGAAGGACGTCAGAGCGGGCCTGGGAGCACTGGACTTGGCGCTTTTTCCTAAAGACGGCTAGGCGAGAGATAGCAAGATTGACAAGAGAAATGAATTTGGAGGTCTTGAAGGCTCTACCAAGCAGAGCATCAAGCTTCTTTCCCATGCCTGTTCCAACGAGGCAAAAAGAAATGAAGCGGTGCTGGCAGTCCCAAGGCACCAAACACAAAAGGCTCTGGAACTTGGAAGAGCTTTGAAAAAACTGTAAGCAGACAAACAAGACCAGGCTCGTTTGCTGCTTTATGGGatgacgagagagagagagaggaagaaagagaggGTCTTAAAGCGTGACTATTCTGTACTCTGTAGACCGGTAGTTAGTACGTATTCAATGAGCTTTTTGCGTTCTTCCATACGTAAATGGGAACAAGAGGTCTTAAAACGCGGTTGGCACGTCAAATTCGGGGAAGAAGAGAAGCTGGCAATGAAGGAATGGGTCCGGCATTGAATCCACGCGTTTGAGCTAAATCGCaaataaataacattatataaatatctttcaaATTTACGTGTGTTGATATGATTTGtcgaattataaaattatttttattataaaataaatatgacggataatataaaattatatcgattataaaattacttttatgtaatttttttataattataatactatgtcatgttaattaaaattaatatttatataaataatttaattacatgATAGAACGAGAATATCACGTAATTTTCCATTTATATGTCATAAAATTGTCAAAGTCTTGTTTGCATGGAGTTttattaaatgataatttagttttataaaattattataatttagttttattattatatcatatattattcagttcaacttataaataaaaatgataatatatccaattaaattactaatataattaaataaaataaatttattaaattaaaacagtGTATTTTAAGGTTACtagttttatttgaaattagCAGCCTTTTATAATGTGTACTCTTTTATGTTTTCAACTTACTTCATTTAACTCTATATGGgtaaatgattttagataaaatttaaaagttgaatcaaatattatttcttaatattattattattattatatttaaaaaaattgaattatttattatattttatgtaaaaatttaaaaaaattataataatgagatgagatgtttctTCTCAATCCAAATAGCCCCTAATATGATGCCTCAAGATATACTAATTTAGCCAtcgatattattttatatttaattatttaattattttctatacaTCGTGCAAGTTTACACTGGTTACTATTAAATGGAGGACTTGGTAACCAAACACAGACCT
This is a stretch of genomic DNA from Carya illinoinensis cultivar Pawnee chromosome 15, C.illinoinensisPawnee_v1, whole genome shotgun sequence. It encodes these proteins:
- the LOC122297113 gene encoding uncharacterized protein LOC122297113, coding for MGKKLDALLGRAFKTSKFISLVNLAISRLAVFRKKRQVQCSQARSDVLQLLELGHHESALLRVEHVIKEQNMLDVFVMIESYCNLLIERINLIEQERVCPDELKEAVSSLLYAASRCGEFPELQEIRAVLTTRFGKEFASRAIDLRNNCGVNHKMILKLSTRQPSLENRMKVLKEIASENNIVLQLEEAASISTGENLDVNKNQNQLDPKSPANSGSTKLGDNSQIPSEEVEKNDGFSDSMKTRKKYRDVADAAQAAFESAAYAAAAARAAVELSRSEPHNPDDHDGPSTGRGNEYQAEEMKRKDAAELKRSMSTVSSDSGDDIVMMTRVSSGETVPADPFEKELQFDESDIESEHEQSSIQSHSQIPSGFQTGLKLKSVIGLPAGHAAEGSGRENARGLNIEKRPISMRTRQVRGY